From one Plantibacter flavus genomic stretch:
- a CDS encoding PLP-dependent aminotransferase family protein, whose translation MASITLSARSLAALLGQWKTAAPAYRGLADRIRLLVLDGRIPVGTRLPAERELADRLALSRTTVTAAYRELREAGYLRSIRGSGSVTLLPSAPTALAPVPQGGFLDFSKAAVPPCPEIIDAVSTAAAELPRYMHDFDYDLVGMPELRQAIADRYTARGLPTDPDEIMVTVGAQHAIALIARTLLSRGDRVLVEMPSYPHAYEALRAAGARLGAATVSSETGWDVRELEQWFERTSPAMAYLMPDFHNPTGASMPLETRRRVAAAAERHGTVLVIDETTAELDIDRPTDQGLDGTPFAALEGAPASIITIGSVGKTIWGGLRIGWIRAERGTIRKLVSARSLGDLGTPILDQLTVQQLMPAMDGIVARRGVALGETRDRLVDLLADRLPEWTVPRVDGGIATWVNLGEAASSQLSLAARSHGLVIVAGPRFGIDGAFERYLRIPISYPWAQTEQAVELLTQTWHSAMFGHVPALDYLEDVV comes from the coding sequence ATGGCTTCCATCACCCTGAGTGCCCGATCGCTCGCCGCCCTGCTCGGGCAGTGGAAGACCGCTGCGCCCGCATACCGCGGTCTCGCCGACCGCATCCGACTCCTCGTCCTCGACGGACGCATCCCGGTCGGCACCCGTCTGCCGGCCGAGCGGGAACTGGCCGATCGGCTCGCGCTGAGCCGCACCACGGTCACTGCGGCGTACCGCGAACTGCGCGAGGCGGGCTACCTCCGCAGCATCCGCGGTTCTGGCAGCGTCACCCTCCTGCCGTCGGCACCCACTGCGCTGGCACCAGTGCCACAGGGCGGGTTCCTCGACTTCAGCAAAGCGGCCGTCCCGCCGTGCCCGGAGATCATCGACGCCGTGTCCACCGCCGCCGCAGAACTGCCGCGGTACATGCACGACTTCGACTACGACCTGGTCGGCATGCCCGAGCTGCGGCAGGCCATCGCCGACCGCTACACCGCGCGCGGGCTGCCCACCGACCCCGACGAGATCATGGTGACCGTGGGGGCTCAGCACGCGATCGCCCTCATCGCGCGCACCCTGCTCAGCCGAGGTGACCGCGTCCTCGTCGAGATGCCGAGCTATCCCCACGCCTACGAGGCACTCCGGGCGGCCGGGGCCAGGCTCGGCGCGGCGACCGTCTCCTCGGAGACCGGCTGGGACGTCCGCGAACTCGAGCAGTGGTTCGAGCGCACGAGCCCCGCGATGGCGTACCTCATGCCGGACTTCCACAACCCGACCGGGGCGTCGATGCCGCTCGAGACCCGCCGACGGGTCGCCGCAGCCGCCGAGCGGCACGGGACGGTGCTCGTGATCGACGAGACCACGGCGGAACTCGATATCGACCGGCCGACGGACCAGGGGCTCGACGGCACGCCGTTCGCCGCTCTCGAGGGTGCGCCGGCGTCGATCATCACGATCGGTTCGGTGGGCAAGACGATCTGGGGCGGGCTCCGCATCGGGTGGATCCGGGCCGAGCGCGGCACGATCAGGAAGCTCGTCTCGGCACGCTCGCTGGGCGACCTCGGCACGCCGATCCTCGACCAGCTGACCGTCCAGCAGTTGATGCCGGCGATGGACGGCATCGTCGCCCGGCGCGGGGTCGCGCTCGGCGAGACCCGCGACCGGCTCGTCGACCTCCTGGCCGACCGCCTCCCCGAGTGGACCGTGCCGCGGGTCGACGGTGGGATCGCCACCTGGGTGAACCTCGGCGAAGCAGCGTCATCGCAGCTCTCGCTCGCGGCGCGGAGTCACGGGCTCGTGATCGTCGCGGGGCCGCGGTTCGGCATCGACGGTGCGTTCGAGCGCTACCTGCGCATCCCGATCAGCTATCCGTGGGCCCAGACGGAGCAGGCGGTCGAGCTGCTGACGCAGACGTGGCACTCCGCGATGTTCGGGCACGTGCCGGCCCTGGACTACCTCGAAGACGTCGTCTGA